In a genomic window of Apteryx mantelli isolate bAptMan1 chromosome 2, bAptMan1.hap1, whole genome shotgun sequence:
- the LOC106486280 gene encoding lymphocyte antigen 6E-like: MKVSLIVLLALVLYAEQAKALWCYTCEWEQSNWRCLKAVKCSDKDEYCVTNVASVGIGFLTLWKRITKKCSETCPHHNFSLGLASYTSSCCQTFLCNLSACPGPKLARQ; encoded by the exons ATGAAGGTCTCCCTCATTGTCCTGCTGGCTTTGGTCTTATATGCGGAGCAAG CAAAAGCCCTGTGGTGCTACACCTGCGAGTGGGAACAAAGCAACTGGAGATGTCTGAAGGCCGTGAAGTGCTCAGACAAGGACGAGTACTGTGTGACGAATGTTGCCTCTGTAGGAATTG GATTTTTGACTTTGTGGAAGAGGATCACTAAGAAGTGCTCCGAGACCTGCCCACACCACAACTTCAGCCTGGGCCTGGCCTCCTACACCTCTTCTTGCTGCCAGACTTTCTTATGCAACCTGAGTGCATGCCCAGGACCCAAGCTGGCTCGACAGTGA